In the genome of Quercus robur chromosome 3, dhQueRobu3.1, whole genome shotgun sequence, one region contains:
- the LOC126717242 gene encoding alanine aminotransferase 1, mitochondrial-like: protein MPLKISYMLVMVFLADPNDIFLTDGANPAVHMMMQLLVRSENDGILCPIPQYPLHSASIDLHGGTLVLVRRTSVTLWNSAGKVLCYWQMRSTRLFWCSYV from the exons ATGCCTCTCAAAATATCATATATg CTCGTGATGGTTTTCTTAGCTGATCCAAATGATATCTTCTTGACAGATGGAGCAAACCCAGCT GTCCATATGATGATGCAATTACTGGTAAGATCAGAAAATGATGGAATTCTTTGTCCCATTCCTCAGTACCCTTTACACTCTGCTTCAATTGATCTCCATGGTGGCACACTG GTTCTTGTGAGGAGAACCAGCGTGACATTGTGGAATTCTGCAGGAAAGGTCTTGTGCTACTGGCAAATGAG ATCAACAAGACTATTCTGGTGCTCATACGTATGA